TTCACCACTTTGGCGCGGTGGCGGCGTAGTTTTTGGCCCGCGCAATGATAAAAATTATACGCAAAAAATCAACAAGAAAGTCCAGCGGCAGATTTTATTGATGACCTTGTCCGATAAGGTAAAAAATGATCATTTAATTATCGTTGATAATTTAGATTTTTCAAATTTAAAAACCAAAGAATTTTCTCAATTTATAAAAAAGTTGCCGATCAAAGATAAAAAATGTTTATTCTTATATCGTTCGGCCGAAAAAAACACCCATCGCATTGCTAAAAATATTAAAAATGTGCTTTCGACGGCGGTTAACAATATTAGCTTCATGAATATTTTAAATAATAATTATTTATTAGCGAGTCAGGAGGCCATTAAAGAGGTTGAAAAAAATTTAAAAAAATAGACGTAGTTTTATATGTTATTTAATAAAAAGCAAAAAAAGACAGATGCGAAGCCAAAAGAGGTTAAAGAGCAACCTCAAGAAGTTGGTGTTTCTTCGAAACAGGCCGGCCAAGTAAAGACAGCCAAGAATGTTTATAGGGTATTAATGAAGCCCATTATCACCGAAAAAGCGACTACTTTGAGCGCTTTTAATAAATATATTTTCGAGGTTGCGCCACAAACGACCAAATCAGAAGTTTATAAGGCCGTTAAAGAATTATATAATTTTAAGCCGATTGACATAAATATGCTTAAAGTAAAAGGTAAAAACGTCCGTTACGGCCGCTCGACTGGTCGAACGAAAAACTGGAAAAAAGCAATCGTGACCTTAAAAAAGGGAGATAAAATTAATTTTACCACTCACTAAAAATTATGTTAAAGTTTTATAAGCCAACTACGCCAGGACGAAGACAGACCAGTATTGTTGACACTTCGTCTTTAACCAAAAAAAGACCAGAAAAAAGTCTAACGGTTTATCTTAAAGAAAAATCAGGTCGCAATAATCAAGGGCAGGTTACTCTTCGTCATCAGGGCGGCGGTATGAAAAAACTTTATCGCCAAATAGATTTTAAACAAAATAAGTTTGATTTAGTCGCTAAAGTTATTGCAATTGAATATGATCCGAATCGCACCGCCTGGATTGCTTTGATTTGCTTTCCAGATGGAGAAAAACGATATGTCTTAGCTCCGCATGGGCTTAAAGTTGGAGATAAAATCGTCTCTTCTTTAAATAAACTAGAAGCCAAGCCGGGCAATCGCATGCCGTTAAAATATATCCCGACTAGTTATTTGGTTCACAGTATCGAATTAACGCCTGGCGAAGGAGCAAAAATAGTTCGTTCAGCTGGTTCGGGTGCTTCATTAATGACCGTTGAAGGCGGCCATGCCCAGTTAAAATTACCTTCGGGTGAAGTTCGTTTGGTCTCAGAAAATTGTTGCGCCAGCGTTGGTCAATTAAGTAATGTTGATTGGCATTTAGTTCGCTGGGGCAAGGCCGGACGCATGAGACTAAGAGGTATTCGTCCTTCGGTGCGCGGTAAGGCTATGAATCCAGTCGATCATCCGCACGGTGGCGGTGAAGGCCACCAGCCAATCGGTTTAGTCCATCCCAAGACTCCATGGGGCAAGCCAGCTTTGGGCGTAAAAACCAGAAATAGAAAGAAATGGACCAATAAATTCATTTTAAAACGACGTAAATAAAGAGTTCTTAACTTTTTTACTCGCTTCACTTGGCAATAAAAAAATAACACAAATAAAAAATTAAATTGGTAAAATTCGTTAATAATTTGTAATAAATTTACACAATACTATGAGCCGAAGTTTAAAAAAGGGCCCTTGGGTTGATCCAAAGTTGCTCAAAAAAATATCTAATAGTAAGCCGGGTACAGTCATTAACACCTGGTCGCGAGATTGTACTATTGTTCCGGAGATGATTGGTTTTACTTTTGGCGTTCATAACGGCAAAAACCACCACCCGGTTTTAGTTGTCGAAGAAATGATCGGGCACAAATTGGGAGAGTTTGCCCCGACTCGCAAATTTGTCCGCCACGGAGGCAAGATGCAGCGCGAGATAGAGGCTGCCGCTGCGCAAGCCGGCGTGGTAAAGCCAGCAGTTACAGCCGCGGCTACTCCAGCTAAGCCAGCTAAGTAAAATTTTAATTTAATAATATGGAAGTAAGAGCCATCGCCAGACATTTAAGGATTTCACCAAAAAAAATGCGCCTAGTCGTTGACGTAGTGCGTAATTTAAGCGTGACTCAAGCTGAAGATCAATTGCAATTCGTGCCGCGTCGGGGAAGCGCCTTTATTCTTAAGGTTCTTCGCTCGGCCTTAGCCAATGCCGAATATAATTTCAATTTTAAAAAAGATAATTTGTTTATTAAAAAAATAATCGTTAATGAAGGGCCGGCCCTAAAGCGCTGGATGCCCAAAGCTTTTGGTCGCGCAACTCCTCTTAAGAAAAGAAGTTCGCATTTAGAAATAATTTTAGCCGAATACAAACCAACGGCTAAAATAGAAAAAAATAAGGCAGTCGAAGCGAATAAGATTAAAACCGACGGAGAGGCCGTGGTTGAGAACGAACTCAAAGAGCGAAGAGATTCAGGCAAAAAGCACCTCATAGACGCCAAGGATAAGAAAATAAAACCCAAAAGAGCCGGAGTTAAGTCCAAAATTTTTAGTCGCAAAGCAATTTAATAAAAACAAATATTATGGGTCAGAAGATTAATCCAAAAATTTTACGCATTCCGACAACCAGAGATTGGGAAGAGAAGTGGTTTGCCAAAAAACAATCCTTTCGCCAATTCTTAAGAGAAGATATTCAAATTAGAAAATTATTAACTAAGAAGTTAAAGGGCGCTAGTGTTGATAAGACAATCATTGAACGTTCTGGTAATGCGATAAAGATTTTTATTTCTACGGCTAAGCCGGGCGTGATTATCGGCCGGGGTGGCGTTGATGCCGAAAAATTGAAAAAAGATATTCAACAAATATTATTACCGGGCCAGGTTGTTGATTTAAATATTTCCGAAGTGCCGAGTCCGTTTTTGTCAGCTCAAATAGTTTTAGAGGCCATCGTAGCTGACTTGGAAAAAAGAGTTTCTTATCGTCGAGCCATGAAACGAGCTATGGATCAAGTGAAAAAAGGCGGGGCCGGGGGCGTGAAAATTAAATTAAGCGGTCGTTTAGATGGCGTAGAAATCGCCCGTCGCGAAACTTTAACCTGGGGCAAAATGCCGCTTCATACCATTCGCGCAGATATAGATTACTCACGTGGCGCTGCCCATACAATGTATGGAGCTGTCGGAGTTAAGGTTTGGATTTATCGTGGTGAAATTTTTAATAAAATCAAAAAAGAAGTTAAAAAATAGCAAAATCCATATTTATGTTGATGCCGAAAAAAGTAAAATTTCGCAAAGTCCATAAGGGCAGAAATCGTTTTGGCGGTAAAGCGACCAGAAAGATAGAGATTGCTTTTGGCGAATATGGACTAAAGAGCTTAGAGACTAAATGGATAACGGCACGTCAAATTGAAGCTGCCCGTCGAGCTATTGTTCGTTTATTTAAAAAAGGCGGCAAAATATGGACCAGAATTTTTCCTGATAAATCTGTGACGACCAAAAGCGCTGAAGTTCCGATGGGTGGCGGTAAGGGCGCGGTTGATTATTATGTTGCTCCAATTAAAGCCGGCACTATTATGTTTGAGGTTTCTGGCGTAGACGAAGCGACGGCTAAAGAAGCCATGCGTTTGGCTGGACATAAATTGTCGGTTAAAACGAGGTTTGTTAAAAAAGAAAAATAAATATGAAAACAAAAGAATTAAGACCAAAATCAGAAATAGAATTAAAAAGAACGTTGGCCGAAGATCGAGAAAAATTACGCCAATTAAGATTTGATATTCATTTAAAACAATCAAAAAACGTGCGTGAAATTAGAAAAATTAAAAAAGAAATCGCGCGATTAATCACGCTTTTAAAAGAAAAATAAAGGGTTTCACCCTTTGTTGCCGGTGCTTCCACCATTCGCCTTCGCCAGTTGGCGAATAGCAAGGACGAAGGCGGATCGGAAAAGAAAAAAATAATTTTTTTTCTCGCTCGCTCGCTTAAAAATAAATAAATATTATGAAAAGAAGATTTCAAGGAATTGTAGTTTCTGACAAGATGGCCAAAACCATCGTGGTTGTAGTTGAAGAAATCAAACAACACTCTAAATATTTACGTCGATATAAAATTCAGAAAAAATTTAAAGTTCATGACGAGAATAAACAAGCCAAGGCGGGGGACTTGGTTATTTTCGAGGAATGCCGACCCTTAAGCAAGGGTAAAAGATGGCAATTGGTTGAAGTAGTTGTTAGTAAAAAATAATTTTGGCCATCCCATAAAAGTTGACTGCTGTCGGCTCACGGGATGCGCAAAATTGTAAGAAAGTTTATTTCTTTGTTAGTTGGCGAATCATAAATTTTAACAATTTTAGCATGATACAACATCGATCAATACTTAATTCAGCAGACAATACCGGAGCACAAAAGTTAATGTGTATCCGCGTTCACGGTGGCTATAAACGACGCTATGCTCGTTTGGGAGACGTGATTACGGTTGTCGTTAAAAGTGCTTTACCGCACAATATGGTTAAGAAAAGCGAAATTCATAAAGCCGTCATTGTCCGTACCAAAAAAGAAACCCGCCGAGCAGACGGTTCTTATATTAGATTTGACGATAACGCGGCGGTTATTATTGATCCGAAGAGCAAAGATCCTAAGGGTACGAGAATTTTTGGGCCGATCGCGCGCGAAATAAGGAATAACGGTTTTATGAAAATAATTTCTTTAGCCCCAGAAGTTCTGTAAGTGATTTTCTTGGAATTTTCAAACCAAAGGAGCAGAAAATTCTTTAGAAAATCCTTACCCCCTCACTCATTTTGCTAATTTAGTCAGCTCTATAACTATTCATCAATATAATTAAAGTAGTTTGATAAAAATTATTAGATTTTTGAGTGAAGGGGTGCTCAAAATTCTAAGAAAATTTATTCACTACGTTCTAAAATTTTAAGAATTTTGGCATATGAAAATCAAGAAAGGCGATATGATTCAAGTTTTAAGCGGCAAAGACAAGGGCAAAAAGGGCCGCGTGCTTAGAGTTTCTGCAAAAACCAATAAGGTGGTTATTGAAGGCATTAACTTATTTTTCAAACATGTTAGACCGAAAAGAGAGGGGGAGAAGGGACAGCGTATTCAAATTCCGGTTCCCTTGTATATTTCTAAGATTGCCTTTCTGTGTCCTAAATGTTTAAAACCAGCTAGAGTTGGCTATAAAACTTTAACTGACGGCTCTAAGGTTCGCTCATGCAAAAAGTGCAAAGAAATAATTTAATTTTAATAATTTATGATGGATTTAAGAACAAAATATCAGAAAGAAGTCATTCCTGGTTTGAAGGAAAAATTTGGCTTTAAAAATAATTTAGCCGTTCCTAAATTATTAAAAATTACTTTAAACGTTGGCTTATCAAGAGCTATCAGCGAAAAAGATGGCCGTTATGCCGAGATTGTTAAAGATACTTTAAATAAGATTAGCGGTCAGAAGCCGATCGAAATTGCGGCCCGTAAATCAATTTCTGGCTTTAAGATAAGAGAAGGCCTTTTGGTTGGTATGAAGGTCACTTTAAGAGGGGGGCGAATGTATGATTTTGTTGATAAATTGGTAAATATTGTTTTGCCTCGCACTCGTGATTTTTGTGGTATTTCTGCTAAGGGCATTGATAAGTCTGGCAATTTATCATTGGGGCTGCGAGAGCATTTGGTTTTTCCGGAAATTAAAACAGAAGACGTGCAAAAGATTCATGGTCTTCAGATTACCATTACAAGTAATGCGAAAAACAGAGAACAGGGTTTAGAATTATTTAAATTATTAGGATTTCCATTTAAACTAGATTAATATGGCGACTACAGGACAAGTTCAAAAATCAAAAAGAAAATCAAAATTTAAAACACGAGTCGTGCGACGCTGTTGGCGTTGCGGTCGACGACATGGTTATATGAGAGATTTTGATATTTGCCGCATATGTTTCAGAGAGCTGGCCACTCGAGGACTTATTCCTGGCGTTCGCAAATCAAGTTGGTAATTTTAAAAAATAAAATAGGTTTTATTTAATTATGATTGATCAAATTAGCGACATGTTGACTCGCATTAGAAATGCGAATTCCGTTGGTAAACAAGAGGTGGTGTTTCCTTATTCCAAGGTAAAGTTTTCGCTTTGTAAATTATTAGAAAGAGAGAATTGGATTGCAAGCCTTGAACTAGTAGAATTATCCAAGACCGCCAAAACCACCAAAGAAACGCGAGAAAAATTTAAACAAATTAAAATAACCCTAAAATACGATAAAAATAACCAACCGCAAATTTCTTCTATCAAAAGAATCAGCCGTCCAGGGCAGCGAATTTATGTTAAAAAAGATAATATTCCGGTGGTTTTGAACGGGTTGGGCTTGGCGGTTATTTCTACGCCACAAGGGCTTATGACCAACAAAGAAGCGCGACAGAAAAAAGTCGGCGGCGAACTATTCTTTGAAATTTGGTAGATGTTTTGTTAAAAATTTAGATTCGCCATCCGTCCACTGACGGAGGCGAAGAATAAATTTTTTAGAAAATGCTTACCCCTTCACTCAAATTTTTAAATACCCGCCTGTTTCAGTAAAATTATTAAGATTTAGATATTATTTTCTATCATTGTCACAAAATAACTCGTAAATTTCGACAATTTTTGTATGTCTCGTTTAGGTAAAAAACCAATCGCCATCATTAATAACGCTCAAGTTAAAATTGAAGGCGGAGAAATAATCGTTAAGGGTCCGAAAGGAGAATTAAAATTAAATATTCATCCGGCCGTTTTGATTAAACAAGAGGGAGAAAACTTGGACATTAAGGTTAAAAACGAAAATGACAAAAAACAATTAGCTCTTTGGGGCACTTATGTTAGATTGATTAAAAACATGATGCAAGGAGTAACGATCGGTTTTGATAAAAAGCTGCAATTAATCGGTGTCGGTTTTCGCGCTCAAGTTACTGGACAAAAATTGATTTTAAATATTGGCTTTTCTCATCAAGTTGAGTATGAATTTCCTAAAAATATTACAATCAGCGTGGAAAAAGACATTATCACTATTTTTGGCGCTGATAAACAATTAGTAGGAGAAATTGCCGCTCAGATTAGAAAAATTAAAAAACCAGAGCCCTATAAAGGTTCGGGTATTCGATATTTTGGCGAAGTCGTCAAAAAGAAAGCC
This window of the Patescibacteria group bacterium genome carries:
- a CDS encoding type Z 30S ribosomal protein S14, which translates into the protein MATTGQVQKSKRKSKFKTRVVRRCWRCGRRHGYMRDFDICRICFRELATRGLIPGVRKSSW
- the rplN gene encoding 50S ribosomal protein L14; translated protein: MIQHRSILNSADNTGAQKLMCIRVHGGYKRRYARLGDVITVVVKSALPHNMVKKSEIHKAVIVRTKKETRRADGSYIRFDDNAAVIIDPKSKDPKGTRIFGPIAREIRNNGFMKIISLAPEVL
- the rpsS gene encoding 30S ribosomal protein S19, giving the protein MSRSLKKGPWVDPKLLKKISNSKPGTVINTWSRDCTIVPEMIGFTFGVHNGKNHHPVLVVEEMIGHKLGEFAPTRKFVRHGGKMQREIEAAAAQAGVVKPAVTAAATPAKPAK
- the rplV gene encoding 50S ribosomal protein L22, yielding MEVRAIARHLRISPKKMRLVVDVVRNLSVTQAEDQLQFVPRRGSAFILKVLRSALANAEYNFNFKKDNLFIKKIIVNEGPALKRWMPKAFGRATPLKKRSSHLEIILAEYKPTAKIEKNKAVEANKIKTDGEAVVENELKERRDSGKKHLIDAKDKKIKPKRAGVKSKIFSRKAI
- the rpsH gene encoding 30S ribosomal protein S8 encodes the protein MIDQISDMLTRIRNANSVGKQEVVFPYSKVKFSLCKLLERENWIASLELVELSKTAKTTKETREKFKQIKITLKYDKNNQPQISSIKRISRPGQRIYVKKDNIPVVLNGLGLAVISTPQGLMTNKEARQKKVGGELFFEIW
- the rplW gene encoding 50S ribosomal protein L23; protein product: MLFNKKQKKTDAKPKEVKEQPQEVGVSSKQAGQVKTAKNVYRVLMKPIITEKATTLSAFNKYIFEVAPQTTKSEVYKAVKELYNFKPIDINMLKVKGKNVRYGRSTGRTKNWKKAIVTLKKGDKINFTTH
- the rplD gene encoding 50S ribosomal protein L4, which gives rise to MSIKVAIYSQTGEKTGEMDLSSEVFGVEPKAELIQRSVVASQANIRQATAHTKHRGEVRGGGKKPWQQKGTGRARAGSSRSPLWRGGGVVFGPRNDKNYTQKINKKVQRQILLMTLSDKVKNDHLIIVDNLDFSNLKTKEFSQFIKKLPIKDKKCLFLYRSAEKNTHRIAKNIKNVLSTAVNNISFMNILNNNYLLASQEAIKEVEKNLKK
- the rplP gene encoding 50S ribosomal protein L16, producing the protein MLMPKKVKFRKVHKGRNRFGGKATRKIEIAFGEYGLKSLETKWITARQIEAARRAIVRLFKKGGKIWTRIFPDKSVTTKSAEVPMGGGKGAVDYYVAPIKAGTIMFEVSGVDEATAKEAMRLAGHKLSVKTRFVKKEK
- the rplE gene encoding 50S ribosomal protein L5, with product MMDLRTKYQKEVIPGLKEKFGFKNNLAVPKLLKITLNVGLSRAISEKDGRYAEIVKDTLNKISGQKPIEIAARKSISGFKIREGLLVGMKVTLRGGRMYDFVDKLVNIVLPRTRDFCGISAKGIDKSGNLSLGLREHLVFPEIKTEDVQKIHGLQITITSNAKNREQGLELFKLLGFPFKLD
- the rplX gene encoding 50S ribosomal protein L24, which produces MKIKKGDMIQVLSGKDKGKKGRVLRVSAKTNKVVIEGINLFFKHVRPKREGEKGQRIQIPVPLYISKIAFLCPKCLKPARVGYKTLTDGSKVRSCKKCKEII
- the rplB gene encoding 50S ribosomal protein L2, whose product is MMLKFYKPTTPGRRQTSIVDTSSLTKKRPEKSLTVYLKEKSGRNNQGQVTLRHQGGGMKKLYRQIDFKQNKFDLVAKVIAIEYDPNRTAWIALICFPDGEKRYVLAPHGLKVGDKIVSSLNKLEAKPGNRMPLKYIPTSYLVHSIELTPGEGAKIVRSAGSGASLMTVEGGHAQLKLPSGEVRLVSENCCASVGQLSNVDWHLVRWGKAGRMRLRGIRPSVRGKAMNPVDHPHGGGEGHQPIGLVHPKTPWGKPALGVKTRNRKKWTNKFILKRRK
- the rpsQ gene encoding 30S ribosomal protein S17, whose protein sequence is MKRRFQGIVVSDKMAKTIVVVVEEIKQHSKYLRRYKIQKKFKVHDENKQAKAGDLVIFEECRPLSKGKRWQLVEVVVSKK
- the rpmC gene encoding 50S ribosomal protein L29 produces the protein MKTKELRPKSEIELKRTLAEDREKLRQLRFDIHLKQSKNVREIRKIKKEIARLITLLKEK
- the rplF gene encoding 50S ribosomal protein L6; protein product: MSRLGKKPIAIINNAQVKIEGGEIIVKGPKGELKLNIHPAVLIKQEGENLDIKVKNENDKKQLALWGTYVRLIKNMMQGVTIGFDKKLQLIGVGFRAQVTGQKLILNIGFSHQVEYEFPKNITISVEKDIITIFGADKQLVGEIAAQIRKIKKPEPYKGSGIRYFGEVVKKKAGKKAVASGGA
- the rpsC gene encoding 30S ribosomal protein S3, which produces MGQKINPKILRIPTTRDWEEKWFAKKQSFRQFLREDIQIRKLLTKKLKGASVDKTIIERSGNAIKIFISTAKPGVIIGRGGVDAEKLKKDIQQILLPGQVVDLNISEVPSPFLSAQIVLEAIVADLEKRVSYRRAMKRAMDQVKKGGAGGVKIKLSGRLDGVEIARRETLTWGKMPLHTIRADIDYSRGAAHTMYGAVGVKVWIYRGEIFNKIKKEVKK